The Setaria viridis chromosome 6, Setaria_viridis_v4.0, whole genome shotgun sequence genome contains a region encoding:
- the LOC117861703 gene encoding BTB/POZ and MATH domain-containing protein 1, with the protein MVSADVSFKIGRESFHAHKLVLAVRSPVFKSQLIGGFMRDKRMQCLQISDMQPSVFKALLHYVYTETLPNMDGADRGNRYEMLCHILEVADLYAIERLKNIRERMLWMDLDVENVAMTLSLPEQQHCKHLANACLEFMEVPEKMDAVVATKGYNELKRDCPSLLFKLWERRVRARRSMD; encoded by the coding sequence TAAGATTGGAAGGGAGTCCTTCCATGCTCACAAGTTGGTGCTCGCCGTCCGCTCTCCGGTCTTCAAATCGCAGCTAATCGGCGGGTTCATGAGGGACAAAAGGATGCAATGCCTACAAATCAGTGACATGCAGCCTTCAGTTTTCAAGGCTCTGCTGCATTACGTATACACTGAAACGTTGCCAAACATGGATGGTGCTGATAGAGGTAATAGGTATGAAATGTTGTGCCATATCCTAGAGGTGGCTGATCTCTACGCCATTGAGAGGCTGAAGAACATTCGCGAGCGCATGCTGTGGATGGACCTTGATGTGGAGAATGTGGCTATGACACTCTCTCTACCAGAACAGCAGCACTGTAAACATCTTGCAAATGCTTGCTTAGAATTTATGGAAGTACCTGAAAAGATGGATGCTGTGGTGGCAACTAAAGGGTACAACGAGTTAAAGAGAGATTGCCCCTCTCTTTTGTTCAAACTGTGGGAGAGGAGAGTGCGTGCCCGCAGGAGCATGGACTGA